The following are from one region of the Salvelinus alpinus chromosome 16, SLU_Salpinus.1, whole genome shotgun sequence genome:
- the LOC139541626 gene encoding torsin-1A-interacting protein 2-like isoform X2 — translation MDPKILQNNSAQPARRSTRQSMKVTLELTPRGPLKRRREEIKLPSTPVNGSMEDDESPGKKTKSEIGVAGDGSCDEDKMDVQETTGDEDLDSEQNEDQEMSSEEDSSHHNVTQHKRPFDTAMMGRVNVNVPKTVRVGSQEIVDPRLYLMSRSSIHTTEELKTDLLKTKRMEASRRAASGTKPATQLRPLENRPEILTYKTSSMAEYKDNMERKDKKTGLPSANHHSMRGYPTSEESYTSSCRVNNIPTRKQTTKLRKQDIKKSAVIKAIPEKAFGGCMWKLCQALVLLVSGVLGLLAYQHLPLPRRPSGGGDHPAWPVREGKFVSQLSALEALFPGQRSELWRRSRIHLERHLQTARPTEPVSLMLTAGRRGEKTLHCLALRLASAFSSALNASSIHIDGASKAGQDSDQVKLDIDTQLGRAFEGDQPVAVIHRFEELPPGSTIIFYRYCDHENAAYKEVFLLFTVLLPEEELGKELSLNEVEERVQDYITETFVESNSSDKPGSYNRMDLDKLSGLWSRISHLVLPVAVEESIEQGGCMD, via the exons ATGGATCCTAAGATTTTACAAAACAACTCTGCTCAACCAGCGAGGAGGTCGACAAGGCAATCGATGAAAG TTACTTTAGAGTTGACACCCAGAGGTCcgctgaagaggaggagggaagagatcAAGCTCCCGTCCACACCTGTCAATGGCTCCATGGAGGACGATG AGTCCCCTGGCAAGAAGACTAAGTCAGAGATCGGAGTGGCAGGGGATGGCAGTTGTGATGAGGATAAGATGGATGTCCAGGAGACCACTGGGGATGAAGATCTGGACTCGGAGCAGAACGAGGACCAGGAGATGAGTTCAGAGGAAGACTCCTCCCATCACAATGTCACACAGCATAAAC GTCCCTTTGATACAGCTATGATGGGGCGCGTGAATGTGAACGTACCGAAGACGGTTCGTGTTGGCTCCCAAGAGATTGTAGATCCCAGGTTGTACCTAATGAGTCGCAGTTCCATTCATACAACCGAGGAGCTGAAAACAGATCTGTTGAAAACCAAGAGAA tgGAAGCGTCAAGAAGAGCTGCGTCTGGTACCAAGCCTGCAACCCAACTCAGACCCCTGGAGAACCGACCAGAGATTCTGACTTACAAGACTAGCAGCATGGCAGAGTACAAGGATAATATGGAGAGGAAAGACAAAAAAACTG GATTGCCCAGCGCTAACCATCATAGTATGAGAGGTTACCCCACCTCTGAAGAGTCCTACACATCGAGCTGTCGGGTGAACAATATTCCTACTCGAAAACAAACTACCAAACTCAGAAAACAAG ATATTAAGAAAtcagctgttatcaaggcaattCCTGAGAAAGCTTTTGGGG GGTGCATGTGGAAACTGTGTCAGGCTCTGGTGCTGCTTGTCTCTGGTGTTCTGGGTCTTCTGGCCTACCAGCACCTCCCACTGCCCCGCAGGCCTTCAGGGGGTGGAGACCATCCAGCCTGGCCTGTGAGAGAGGGGAAGTTTGTTTCTCAGTTATCTGCTCTGGAGGCCCTGTTCCCCGGGCAGCGCTCTGAGCTGTGGAGGAGGAGCAGGATCCACCTGGAGAGGCACCTCCAGACGGCCCGGCCCACGGAGCCAGTCAGCCTGATGCTGACAGCAGGCCGCAGGGGGGAGAAGACGCTGCACTGCCTTGCCCTGCGTCTGGCCTCCGCCTTCTCCTCTGCCCTCAACGCCTcctccatccacatcgacggggccagCAAGGCTGGCCAGGACAGCGACCAGGTCAAGCTGGACATCGACACCCAGCTGGGGCGAGCCTTCGAGGGGGACCAGCCCGTAGCCGTCATCCACCGCTTTGAGGAGCTGCCCCCGGGTTCCACAATCATATTCTACCGCTACTGTGACCACGAGAATGCAGCCTACAAAGAGGTGTTCCTGCTCTTCACTGTGCTGCTGCCTGAGGAGGAGTTAGGGAAGGAGCTCAGTCTGaatgaggtggaggagagggtccAGGATTATATTACGGAAACCTTTGTGGAAAGTAACAGCTCAGACAAGCCTGGCTCCTATAATCGGATGGACCTGGACAAGCTGAGTGGACTATGGAGCCGTATCTCCCACCTGGTCCTGCCGGTGGCAGTAGAGGAGAGCATAGAGCAGGGAGGATGCATGGACTGA
- the LOC139541626 gene encoding torsin-1A-interacting protein 2-like isoform X1: MDPKILQNNSAQPARRSTRQSMKAVTLELTPRGPLKRRREEIKLPSTPVNGSMEDDESPGKKTKSEIGVAGDGSCDEDKMDVQETTGDEDLDSEQNEDQEMSSEEDSSHHNVTQHKRPFDTAMMGRVNVNVPKTVRVGSQEIVDPRLYLMSRSSIHTTEELKTDLLKTKRMEASRRAASGTKPATQLRPLENRPEILTYKTSSMAEYKDNMERKDKKTGLPSANHHSMRGYPTSEESYTSSCRVNNIPTRKQTTKLRKQDIKKSAVIKAIPEKAFGGCMWKLCQALVLLVSGVLGLLAYQHLPLPRRPSGGGDHPAWPVREGKFVSQLSALEALFPGQRSELWRRSRIHLERHLQTARPTEPVSLMLTAGRRGEKTLHCLALRLASAFSSALNASSIHIDGASKAGQDSDQVKLDIDTQLGRAFEGDQPVAVIHRFEELPPGSTIIFYRYCDHENAAYKEVFLLFTVLLPEEELGKELSLNEVEERVQDYITETFVESNSSDKPGSYNRMDLDKLSGLWSRISHLVLPVAVEESIEQGGCMD; the protein is encoded by the exons ATGGATCCTAAGATTTTACAAAACAACTCTGCTCAACCAGCGAGGAGGTCGACAAGGCAATCGATGAAAG CAGTTACTTTAGAGTTGACACCCAGAGGTCcgctgaagaggaggagggaagagatcAAGCTCCCGTCCACACCTGTCAATGGCTCCATGGAGGACGATG AGTCCCCTGGCAAGAAGACTAAGTCAGAGATCGGAGTGGCAGGGGATGGCAGTTGTGATGAGGATAAGATGGATGTCCAGGAGACCACTGGGGATGAAGATCTGGACTCGGAGCAGAACGAGGACCAGGAGATGAGTTCAGAGGAAGACTCCTCCCATCACAATGTCACACAGCATAAAC GTCCCTTTGATACAGCTATGATGGGGCGCGTGAATGTGAACGTACCGAAGACGGTTCGTGTTGGCTCCCAAGAGATTGTAGATCCCAGGTTGTACCTAATGAGTCGCAGTTCCATTCATACAACCGAGGAGCTGAAAACAGATCTGTTGAAAACCAAGAGAA tgGAAGCGTCAAGAAGAGCTGCGTCTGGTACCAAGCCTGCAACCCAACTCAGACCCCTGGAGAACCGACCAGAGATTCTGACTTACAAGACTAGCAGCATGGCAGAGTACAAGGATAATATGGAGAGGAAAGACAAAAAAACTG GATTGCCCAGCGCTAACCATCATAGTATGAGAGGTTACCCCACCTCTGAAGAGTCCTACACATCGAGCTGTCGGGTGAACAATATTCCTACTCGAAAACAAACTACCAAACTCAGAAAACAAG ATATTAAGAAAtcagctgttatcaaggcaattCCTGAGAAAGCTTTTGGGG GGTGCATGTGGAAACTGTGTCAGGCTCTGGTGCTGCTTGTCTCTGGTGTTCTGGGTCTTCTGGCCTACCAGCACCTCCCACTGCCCCGCAGGCCTTCAGGGGGTGGAGACCATCCAGCCTGGCCTGTGAGAGAGGGGAAGTTTGTTTCTCAGTTATCTGCTCTGGAGGCCCTGTTCCCCGGGCAGCGCTCTGAGCTGTGGAGGAGGAGCAGGATCCACCTGGAGAGGCACCTCCAGACGGCCCGGCCCACGGAGCCAGTCAGCCTGATGCTGACAGCAGGCCGCAGGGGGGAGAAGACGCTGCACTGCCTTGCCCTGCGTCTGGCCTCCGCCTTCTCCTCTGCCCTCAACGCCTcctccatccacatcgacggggccagCAAGGCTGGCCAGGACAGCGACCAGGTCAAGCTGGACATCGACACCCAGCTGGGGCGAGCCTTCGAGGGGGACCAGCCCGTAGCCGTCATCCACCGCTTTGAGGAGCTGCCCCCGGGTTCCACAATCATATTCTACCGCTACTGTGACCACGAGAATGCAGCCTACAAAGAGGTGTTCCTGCTCTTCACTGTGCTGCTGCCTGAGGAGGAGTTAGGGAAGGAGCTCAGTCTGaatgaggtggaggagagggtccAGGATTATATTACGGAAACCTTTGTGGAAAGTAACAGCTCAGACAAGCCTGGCTCCTATAATCGGATGGACCTGGACAAGCTGAGTGGACTATGGAGCCGTATCTCCCACCTGGTCCTGCCGGTGGCAGTAGAGGAGAGCATAGAGCAGGGAGGATGCATGGACTGA
- the LOC139541626 gene encoding torsin-1A-interacting protein 2-like isoform X3, which yields MDPKILQNNSAQPARRSTRQSMKAVTLELTPRGPLKRRREEIKLPSTPVNGSMEDDESPGKKTKSEIGVAGDGSCDEDKMDVQETTGDEDLDSEQNEDQEMSSEEDSSHHNVTQHKPMMGRVNVNVPKTVRVGSQEIVDPRLYLMSRSSIHTTEELKTDLLKTKRMEASRRAASGTKPATQLRPLENRPEILTYKTSSMAEYKDNMERKDKKTGLPSANHHSMRGYPTSEESYTSSCRVNNIPTRKQTTKLRKQDIKKSAVIKAIPEKAFGGCMWKLCQALVLLVSGVLGLLAYQHLPLPRRPSGGGDHPAWPVREGKFVSQLSALEALFPGQRSELWRRSRIHLERHLQTARPTEPVSLMLTAGRRGEKTLHCLALRLASAFSSALNASSIHIDGASKAGQDSDQVKLDIDTQLGRAFEGDQPVAVIHRFEELPPGSTIIFYRYCDHENAAYKEVFLLFTVLLPEEELGKELSLNEVEERVQDYITETFVESNSSDKPGSYNRMDLDKLSGLWSRISHLVLPVAVEESIEQGGCMD from the exons ATGGATCCTAAGATTTTACAAAACAACTCTGCTCAACCAGCGAGGAGGTCGACAAGGCAATCGATGAAAG CAGTTACTTTAGAGTTGACACCCAGAGGTCcgctgaagaggaggagggaagagatcAAGCTCCCGTCCACACCTGTCAATGGCTCCATGGAGGACGATG AGTCCCCTGGCAAGAAGACTAAGTCAGAGATCGGAGTGGCAGGGGATGGCAGTTGTGATGAGGATAAGATGGATGTCCAGGAGACCACTGGGGATGAAGATCTGGACTCGGAGCAGAACGAGGACCAGGAGATGAGTTCAGAGGAAGACTCCTCCCATCACAATGTCACACAGCATAAAC CTATGATGGGGCGCGTGAATGTGAACGTACCGAAGACGGTTCGTGTTGGCTCCCAAGAGATTGTAGATCCCAGGTTGTACCTAATGAGTCGCAGTTCCATTCATACAACCGAGGAGCTGAAAACAGATCTGTTGAAAACCAAGAGAA tgGAAGCGTCAAGAAGAGCTGCGTCTGGTACCAAGCCTGCAACCCAACTCAGACCCCTGGAGAACCGACCAGAGATTCTGACTTACAAGACTAGCAGCATGGCAGAGTACAAGGATAATATGGAGAGGAAAGACAAAAAAACTG GATTGCCCAGCGCTAACCATCATAGTATGAGAGGTTACCCCACCTCTGAAGAGTCCTACACATCGAGCTGTCGGGTGAACAATATTCCTACTCGAAAACAAACTACCAAACTCAGAAAACAAG ATATTAAGAAAtcagctgttatcaaggcaattCCTGAGAAAGCTTTTGGGG GGTGCATGTGGAAACTGTGTCAGGCTCTGGTGCTGCTTGTCTCTGGTGTTCTGGGTCTTCTGGCCTACCAGCACCTCCCACTGCCCCGCAGGCCTTCAGGGGGTGGAGACCATCCAGCCTGGCCTGTGAGAGAGGGGAAGTTTGTTTCTCAGTTATCTGCTCTGGAGGCCCTGTTCCCCGGGCAGCGCTCTGAGCTGTGGAGGAGGAGCAGGATCCACCTGGAGAGGCACCTCCAGACGGCCCGGCCCACGGAGCCAGTCAGCCTGATGCTGACAGCAGGCCGCAGGGGGGAGAAGACGCTGCACTGCCTTGCCCTGCGTCTGGCCTCCGCCTTCTCCTCTGCCCTCAACGCCTcctccatccacatcgacggggccagCAAGGCTGGCCAGGACAGCGACCAGGTCAAGCTGGACATCGACACCCAGCTGGGGCGAGCCTTCGAGGGGGACCAGCCCGTAGCCGTCATCCACCGCTTTGAGGAGCTGCCCCCGGGTTCCACAATCATATTCTACCGCTACTGTGACCACGAGAATGCAGCCTACAAAGAGGTGTTCCTGCTCTTCACTGTGCTGCTGCCTGAGGAGGAGTTAGGGAAGGAGCTCAGTCTGaatgaggtggaggagagggtccAGGATTATATTACGGAAACCTTTGTGGAAAGTAACAGCTCAGACAAGCCTGGCTCCTATAATCGGATGGACCTGGACAAGCTGAGTGGACTATGGAGCCGTATCTCCCACCTGGTCCTGCCGGTGGCAGTAGAGGAGAGCATAGAGCAGGGAGGATGCATGGACTGA